One part of the Anopheles coustani chromosome 2, idAnoCousDA_361_x.2, whole genome shotgun sequence genome encodes these proteins:
- the LOC131266922 gene encoding aromatic-L-amino-acid decarboxylase-like, translating to MPVPSEKRTEMQAPEFKDFAKEMVDYIANYLENIRDRRVLPTVQPGYLRPLIPDEAPQQPDKWEDVMADIERVIMPGVTHWHSPKFHAYFPTANSYPAIVADMLSGAIACIGFTWIASPACTELEVVMLDWLGKMLDLPKEFLACSGGQGGGVIQGTASEATLVALLGAKAKTMKRVKEEHPDWDDHTIVSKLVGYTSNQSHSSVERAGLLGGVKLRGLKADENLKLRGETLEKAIKEDLDAGLIPFYVVATLGTTNTCAFDRLDEIGPVANRYNVWVHVDAAYAGSAFICPEYRYLMKGIETADSFNFNPHKWMLVNFDCSAMWLKEPYWIVNAFNVDPLYLKHDMQGSAPDYRHWQIPLGRRFRALKLWFVLRLYGVENIQAHIRRHCAFAKQFEALCVADERFEIFGEVQMGLACFKLKGSNELNEDLLRRINGRGNIHLVPSKVNDVYFLRMAVCSRFTEPADIDFSWKEVAASADELLAAQKK from the exons GCGAGTTCTGCCGACCGTACAGCCGGGATACCTGCGGCCACTGATTCCCGATGAGGCGCCCCAGCAGCCGGACAAGTGGGAAGATGTCATGGCCGATATCGAGCGTGTCATCATGCCCGGTGTCACGCACTGGCACAGCCCGAAGTTCCACGCGTACTTCCCGACCGCCAACTCCTATCCTGCGATCGTGGCCGACATGCTTAGTGGTGCTATCGCTTGCATTGGATTCACTTGG ATCGCTAGCCCCGCCTGTACCGAGTTGGAGGTTGTGATGCTCGATTGGTTGGGCAAGATGTTGGATCTGCCAAAGGAGTTCCTGGCATGCTCCGGCGGACAAGGTGGTGGTGTTATTCAAGGTACGGCTAGTGAAGCCACCCTGGTCGCACTGCTCGGTGCTAAGGCGAAGACGATGAAGCGCGTCAAGGAGGAACATCCGGACTGGGACGACCATACGATCGTGTCCAAGCTGGTCGGATACACTTCCA ACCAATCTCATTCGTCCGTGGAGCGAGCGGGTTTGCTTGGAGGAGTTAAACTGCGTGGGCTGAAAGCTGATGAAAATCTGAAGCTACGTGGCGAAACGCTCGAAAAGGCAATCAAGGAAGATCTGGACGCGGGTTTGATTCCGTTCTATGTGGTGGCCACCCTTGGTACGACGAACACTTGCGCCTTCGATCGCCTGGATGAGATCGGCCCGGTGGCCAATCGCTACAACGTGTGGGTGCACGTCGATGCCGCTTACGCCGGTTCGGCCTTCATCTGCCCGGAGTACCGTTACCTCATGAAGGGTATCGAGACGGCCGACTCGTTCAACTTTAACCCGCACAAGTGGATGCTGGTCAACTTCGACTGCAGTGCCATGTGGCTGAAGGAACCGTACTGGATCGTGAACGCGTTCAACGTGGACCCGCTCTACCTGAAGCACGACATGCAGGGCTCCGCTCCGGACTATCGTCATTGGCAGATCCCGCTCGGTCGTCGCTTCCGTGCGCTGAAGCTGTGGTTCGTGCTCCGTCTGTACGGCGTGGAGAACATTCAGGCACACATCCGTCGTCATTGCGCGTTTGCCAAGCAGTTCGAAGCGCTGTGCGTCGCCGACGAACGGTTCGAGATCTTCGGTGAGGTTCAGATGGGGCTGGCGTGCTTCAAGTTGAAGGGCTCGAACGAGCTGAACGAGGATCTGCTGCGACGCATCAACGGCCGTGGCAACATCCATCTCGTGCCGTCCAAGGTGAACGACGTGTACTTCCTGCGTATGGCCGTCTGCTCGCGCTTCACCGAGCCTGCCGATATTGATTTCTCGTGGAAGGAAGTTGCTGCCTCCGCCGACGAGCTGCTGGCAGCGCAGAAGAAGTAA